Proteins encoded by one window of Sciurus carolinensis chromosome 12, mSciCar1.2, whole genome shotgun sequence:
- the Fmo4 gene encoding dimethylaniline monooxygenase [N-oxide-forming] 4 isoform X2 produces MAKRVAVIGAGVSGLSSIKCCLDEDLEPTCFERSDNFGGLWKFSEESKDGMTRVYRSLVTNVCKEMSCYSDFPFREDYPNFMNQEKFWDYLQEFVEHFDLLKYIRFKTTVCSVTKRLDFSETGQWDVVTETEGKQDRVVFDAVMVCTGHFLSPHLPLESFPGIHNFKGQILHSQEYRSPEAFQGKRVLVIGLGNTGGDIAVELSRIAAQVLLSTRTGTWVLSRSSDRGYPLNMMITRRCYNLIHQLLPPCFLNWIQERKMQKRLNHEIYGLSITKGKNPKFIVNDELPTCILCGLVTMKTSVKRFTETSAIFEDGTVEANIDTVIFTTGYKFSFPFLEETLQSLCTKTFLYKQVFPPGLERATLAIIGLISLTGSILAGTELQARWATRVFKGLCRIPPPQKLMAEATKKEELIKRGVLGDAGQNKLNYILYMDELAASIGVKPSIPLLFLRDPRLAWEVFFGPCTPYQYRLVGPGRWDGARNAILTQWDRTLKPLKTRVAPDPPKPASTSHCLGALGGPLLLAFLLLIYKSPLPKLIRDRISPHLGLWFGCAPWKFMGRQTGLQLAALRDPVRPRRKGIAKERKKELCRRSSNRAMTFSCVRKAVPGGPHSGNLFLPSYHLQIQPRARRVCMIRQSSETDHKDIGDHSIQKRLSG; encoded by the exons ATGGCCAAGAGAGTCGCCGTGATCGGAGCTGGTGTGAGTGGCCTGTCCTCCATCAAGTGCTGCCTGGATGAGGACCTGGAGCCCACCTGCTTTGAGAGGAGTGACAACTTCGGGGGACTGTGGAAGTTTTCT GAAGAGTCCAAAGACGGGATGACCAGGGTCTATCGGTCGCTAGTGACAAATGTCTGCAAGGAAATGTCATGTTACAGTGACTTCCCTTTCCGAGAAGATTATCCCAATTTCATGAACCAAGAGAAATTTTGGGACTATCTACAAGAATTTGTTGAGCACTTCGACCTCCTGAAATACATTCGATTTAAG ACCACCGTGTGCAGTGTAACAAAGCGTCTGGACTTCTCTGAAACGGGTCAGTGGGATGTGGTCACGGAGACGGAGGGCAAGCAGGACAGAGTGGTCTTTGATGCTGTCATGGTGTGCACGGGACACTTCCTGAGTCCCCATTTACCTTTGGAATCCTTTCCTG GAATCCATAATTTTAAAGGCCAAATCCTGCACAGTCAAGAGTACAGGAGCCCAGAAGCCTTTCAGGGCAAACGTGTCTTAGTGATTGGCCTTGGGAACACAGGAGGAGACATTGCGGTGGAGCTCAGTCGAATAGCGGCTCAG GTACTTCTCAGCACCAGAACTGGCACTTGGGTTCTCAGCCGCTCTTCAGATAGGGGCTACCCTTTGAACATGATGATTACCAGAAGATGCTATAATTTAATTCACCAACTGCTGCCTCCATGTTTCCTAAACTGGATTCAAGAgaggaaaatgcaaaaaagacTAAACCATGAGATTTATGGATTAAGTATCACAAAGGG GAAAAATCCGAAATTTATTGTGAATGATGAGCTGCCAACCTGCATCCTGTGTGGGCTGGTCACTATGAAAACCAGTGTGAAGAGATTCACAGAGACCTCTGCTATCTTTGAAGATGGGACAGTGGAAGCCAACATTGATACTGTGATCTTTACTACaggatataaattttcttttccttttcttgaagaAACTCTCCAAAGCCTTTGTACAAAGACGTTCCTATATAAGCAGGTCTTTCCCCCAGGCCTGGAGAGAGCAACTTTAGCCATCATTGGCCTTATCAGCCTTACGGGGTCCATCTTAGCAGGCACAGAGCTCCAAGCACGGTGGGCCACAAGAGTATTCAAAG GGCTCTGTAGGATACCGCCACCCCAGAAGTTGATGGCTGAGGCTACTAAAAAGGAGGAGCTCATTAAAAG GGGTGTGCTCGGAGACGCGGGCCAGAACAAGCTCAACTACATTCTCTACATGGACGAGCTCGCTGCATCCATAGGCGTGAAGCCCAGCATCCCACTTCTGTTCCTCAGGGACCCCAGACTAGCTTGGGAAGTTTTCTTTGGACCATGTACCCCTTACCAATACCGCCTGGTGGGCCCTGGAAGATGGGATGGAGCCAGAAATGCCATCCTGACCCAGTGGGACAGGACGCTGAAGCCTCTCAAAACCCGAGTCGCTCCTGACCCTCCCAAACCTGCCTCCACGTCACACTGCTTGGGAGCTCTGGGGGGACCTCTCCTGCTTGCCTTCCTCCTACTCATCTATAAATCTCCACTTCCCAAGTTGATTCGAGATAGAATCTCCCCTCACCTAGGGCTGTGGTTTGGGTGTGCCCCCTGGAAATTCATGGGCAGGCAGACTGGTCTCCAGCTGGCAGCACTGAGAG ACCCAGTTAGGCCAAGAAGGAAGGGAATTgctaaagagaggaagaaggagctATGTCGGAGGTCCAGCAACAGGGCAATGACTTTCAGCTGCGTGAGAAAGGCAGTGCCTGGTGGCCCCCACAGCGGGAATCTCTTCCTTCCCTCGTATCACCTCCAAATCCAACCAAGAGCCAGAAG AGTCTGCATGATCAGACAATCATCAGAGACTGACCACAAAGACATTGGTGACCACAGCATCCAGAAGAGGCTGTCTGGTTGA
- the Fmo4 gene encoding dimethylaniline monooxygenase [N-oxide-forming] 4 isoform X3 codes for MAKRVAVIGAGVSGLSSIKCCLDEDLEPTCFERSDNFGGLWKFSEESKDGMTRVYRSLVTNVCKEMSCYSDFPFREDYPNFMNQEKFWDYLQEFVEHFDLLKYIRFKTTVCSVTKRLDFSETGQWDVVTETEGKQDRVVFDAVMVCTGHFLSPHLPLESFPGIHNFKGQILHSQEYRSPEAFQGKRVLVIGLGNTGGDIAVELSRIAAQVLLSTRTGTWVLSRSSDRGYPLNMMITRRCYNLIHQLLPPCFLNWIQERKMQKRLNHEIYGLSITKGKNPKFIVNDELPTCILCGLVTMKTSVKRFTETSAIFEDGTVEANIDTVIFTTGYKFSFPFLEETLQSLCTKTFLYKQVFPPGLERATLAIIGLISLTGSILAGTELQARWATRVFKGLCRIPPPQKLMAEATKKEELIKRGVLGDAGQNKLNYILYMDELAASIGVKPSIPLLFLRDPRLAWEVFFGPCTPYQYRLVGPGRWDGARNAILTQWDRTLKPLKTRVAPDPPKPASTSHCLGALGGPLLLAFLLLIYKSPLPKLIRDRISPHLGLWFGCAPWKFMGRQTGLQLAALRESA; via the exons ATGGCCAAGAGAGTCGCCGTGATCGGAGCTGGTGTGAGTGGCCTGTCCTCCATCAAGTGCTGCCTGGATGAGGACCTGGAGCCCACCTGCTTTGAGAGGAGTGACAACTTCGGGGGACTGTGGAAGTTTTCT GAAGAGTCCAAAGACGGGATGACCAGGGTCTATCGGTCGCTAGTGACAAATGTCTGCAAGGAAATGTCATGTTACAGTGACTTCCCTTTCCGAGAAGATTATCCCAATTTCATGAACCAAGAGAAATTTTGGGACTATCTACAAGAATTTGTTGAGCACTTCGACCTCCTGAAATACATTCGATTTAAG ACCACCGTGTGCAGTGTAACAAAGCGTCTGGACTTCTCTGAAACGGGTCAGTGGGATGTGGTCACGGAGACGGAGGGCAAGCAGGACAGAGTGGTCTTTGATGCTGTCATGGTGTGCACGGGACACTTCCTGAGTCCCCATTTACCTTTGGAATCCTTTCCTG GAATCCATAATTTTAAAGGCCAAATCCTGCACAGTCAAGAGTACAGGAGCCCAGAAGCCTTTCAGGGCAAACGTGTCTTAGTGATTGGCCTTGGGAACACAGGAGGAGACATTGCGGTGGAGCTCAGTCGAATAGCGGCTCAG GTACTTCTCAGCACCAGAACTGGCACTTGGGTTCTCAGCCGCTCTTCAGATAGGGGCTACCCTTTGAACATGATGATTACCAGAAGATGCTATAATTTAATTCACCAACTGCTGCCTCCATGTTTCCTAAACTGGATTCAAGAgaggaaaatgcaaaaaagacTAAACCATGAGATTTATGGATTAAGTATCACAAAGGG GAAAAATCCGAAATTTATTGTGAATGATGAGCTGCCAACCTGCATCCTGTGTGGGCTGGTCACTATGAAAACCAGTGTGAAGAGATTCACAGAGACCTCTGCTATCTTTGAAGATGGGACAGTGGAAGCCAACATTGATACTGTGATCTTTACTACaggatataaattttcttttccttttcttgaagaAACTCTCCAAAGCCTTTGTACAAAGACGTTCCTATATAAGCAGGTCTTTCCCCCAGGCCTGGAGAGAGCAACTTTAGCCATCATTGGCCTTATCAGCCTTACGGGGTCCATCTTAGCAGGCACAGAGCTCCAAGCACGGTGGGCCACAAGAGTATTCAAAG GGCTCTGTAGGATACCGCCACCCCAGAAGTTGATGGCTGAGGCTACTAAAAAGGAGGAGCTCATTAAAAG GGGTGTGCTCGGAGACGCGGGCCAGAACAAGCTCAACTACATTCTCTACATGGACGAGCTCGCTGCATCCATAGGCGTGAAGCCCAGCATCCCACTTCTGTTCCTCAGGGACCCCAGACTAGCTTGGGAAGTTTTCTTTGGACCATGTACCCCTTACCAATACCGCCTGGTGGGCCCTGGAAGATGGGATGGAGCCAGAAATGCCATCCTGACCCAGTGGGACAGGACGCTGAAGCCTCTCAAAACCCGAGTCGCTCCTGACCCTCCCAAACCTGCCTCCACGTCACACTGCTTGGGAGCTCTGGGGGGACCTCTCCTGCTTGCCTTCCTCCTACTCATCTATAAATCTCCACTTCCCAAGTTGATTCGAGATAGAATCTCCCCTCACCTAGGGCTGTGGTTTGGGTGTGCCCCCTGGAAATTCATGGGCAGGCAGACTGGTCTCCAGCTGGCAGCACTGAGAG AGTCTGCATGA
- the Fmo4 gene encoding dimethylaniline monooxygenase [N-oxide-forming] 4 isoform X1, which yields MAKRVAVIGAGVSGLSSIKCCLDEDLEPTCFERSDNFGGLWKFSEESKDGMTRVYRSLVTNVCKEMSCYSDFPFREDYPNFMNQEKFWDYLQEFVEHFDLLKYIRFKTTVCSVTKRLDFSETGQWDVVTETEGKQDRVVFDAVMVCTGHFLSPHLPLESFPGIHNFKGQILHSQEYRSPEAFQGKRVLVIGLGNTGGDIAVELSRIAAQVLLSTRTGTWVLSRSSDRGYPLNMMITRRCYNLIHQLLPPCFLNWIQERKMQKRLNHEIYGLSITKGKNPKFIVNDELPTCILCGLVTMKTSVKRFTETSAIFEDGTVEANIDTVIFTTGYKFSFPFLEETLQSLCTKTFLYKQVFPPGLERATLAIIGLISLTGSILAGTELQARWATRVFKGLCRIPPPQKLMAEATKKEELIKRGVLGDAGQNKLNYILYMDELAASIGVKPSIPLLFLRDPRLAWEVFFGPCTPYQYRLVGPGRWDGARNAILTQWDRTLKPLKTRVAPDPPKPASTSHCLGALGGPLLLAFLLLIYKSPLPKLIRDRISPHLGLWFGCAPWKFMGRQTGLQLAALRDPVRPRRKGIAKERKKELCRRSSNRAMTFSCVRKAVPGGPHSGNLFLPSYHLQIQPRARRWVCQLLSRRSASRFTLLCADFPEQSRPSPGNAHTPRTATLLVLFSPWCLLIKG from the exons ATGGCCAAGAGAGTCGCCGTGATCGGAGCTGGTGTGAGTGGCCTGTCCTCCATCAAGTGCTGCCTGGATGAGGACCTGGAGCCCACCTGCTTTGAGAGGAGTGACAACTTCGGGGGACTGTGGAAGTTTTCT GAAGAGTCCAAAGACGGGATGACCAGGGTCTATCGGTCGCTAGTGACAAATGTCTGCAAGGAAATGTCATGTTACAGTGACTTCCCTTTCCGAGAAGATTATCCCAATTTCATGAACCAAGAGAAATTTTGGGACTATCTACAAGAATTTGTTGAGCACTTCGACCTCCTGAAATACATTCGATTTAAG ACCACCGTGTGCAGTGTAACAAAGCGTCTGGACTTCTCTGAAACGGGTCAGTGGGATGTGGTCACGGAGACGGAGGGCAAGCAGGACAGAGTGGTCTTTGATGCTGTCATGGTGTGCACGGGACACTTCCTGAGTCCCCATTTACCTTTGGAATCCTTTCCTG GAATCCATAATTTTAAAGGCCAAATCCTGCACAGTCAAGAGTACAGGAGCCCAGAAGCCTTTCAGGGCAAACGTGTCTTAGTGATTGGCCTTGGGAACACAGGAGGAGACATTGCGGTGGAGCTCAGTCGAATAGCGGCTCAG GTACTTCTCAGCACCAGAACTGGCACTTGGGTTCTCAGCCGCTCTTCAGATAGGGGCTACCCTTTGAACATGATGATTACCAGAAGATGCTATAATTTAATTCACCAACTGCTGCCTCCATGTTTCCTAAACTGGATTCAAGAgaggaaaatgcaaaaaagacTAAACCATGAGATTTATGGATTAAGTATCACAAAGGG GAAAAATCCGAAATTTATTGTGAATGATGAGCTGCCAACCTGCATCCTGTGTGGGCTGGTCACTATGAAAACCAGTGTGAAGAGATTCACAGAGACCTCTGCTATCTTTGAAGATGGGACAGTGGAAGCCAACATTGATACTGTGATCTTTACTACaggatataaattttcttttccttttcttgaagaAACTCTCCAAAGCCTTTGTACAAAGACGTTCCTATATAAGCAGGTCTTTCCCCCAGGCCTGGAGAGAGCAACTTTAGCCATCATTGGCCTTATCAGCCTTACGGGGTCCATCTTAGCAGGCACAGAGCTCCAAGCACGGTGGGCCACAAGAGTATTCAAAG GGCTCTGTAGGATACCGCCACCCCAGAAGTTGATGGCTGAGGCTACTAAAAAGGAGGAGCTCATTAAAAG GGGTGTGCTCGGAGACGCGGGCCAGAACAAGCTCAACTACATTCTCTACATGGACGAGCTCGCTGCATCCATAGGCGTGAAGCCCAGCATCCCACTTCTGTTCCTCAGGGACCCCAGACTAGCTTGGGAAGTTTTCTTTGGACCATGTACCCCTTACCAATACCGCCTGGTGGGCCCTGGAAGATGGGATGGAGCCAGAAATGCCATCCTGACCCAGTGGGACAGGACGCTGAAGCCTCTCAAAACCCGAGTCGCTCCTGACCCTCCCAAACCTGCCTCCACGTCACACTGCTTGGGAGCTCTGGGGGGACCTCTCCTGCTTGCCTTCCTCCTACTCATCTATAAATCTCCACTTCCCAAGTTGATTCGAGATAGAATCTCCCCTCACCTAGGGCTGTGGTTTGGGTGTGCCCCCTGGAAATTCATGGGCAGGCAGACTGGTCTCCAGCTGGCAGCACTGAGAG ACCCAGTTAGGCCAAGAAGGAAGGGAATTgctaaagagaggaagaaggagctATGTCGGAGGTCCAGCAACAGGGCAATGACTTTCAGCTGCGTGAGAAAGGCAGTGCCTGGTGGCCCCCACAGCGGGAATCTCTTCCTTCCCTCGTATCACCTCCAAATCCAACCAAGAGCCAGAAGGTGGGTGTGCCAGTTGTTGTCCAGGAGGTCAGCCTCCAGGTTCACCTTGCTCTGTGCAGACTTCCCTGAACAGAGTCGACCATCCCCGGGTAACGCCCACACTCCACGCACTGCCACACTCCTTGTTCTTTTCTCTCCGTGGTGTCTCCTAATAAAGGGTTAG